The following proteins are encoded in a genomic region of Lachnospiraceae bacterium KM106-2:
- a CDS encoding histidinol-phosphatase — MRDVHVHFLHGRSCGYTNDFFEGFIKTAQDKGLDEIYLLEHTDQFIEFEKVYEPIKTYNDYQRDWICKRMNSSIKEYIDFIETVQDTRYPVKVKFGLEVCYIPETADLLASILDEYEFDFLTGSVHWINGWGFDHPGQKDLWKRMNVNEVYKRYYSIMLQLCESGLFTGLAHPDSIKCFGYTPDIDLTDYYNELAILLCKHDMYTENSGGLRLNYCSDLELGLNAKLLSVFQKHNVKIATASDAHKQSDVGANILELENMLKD, encoded by the coding sequence ATGCGAGATGTCCATGTGCATTTTTTACATGGAAGAAGTTGCGGTTATACTAATGATTTTTTTGAAGGTTTTATCAAAACCGCTCAAGATAAAGGGCTTGATGAAATATACTTGCTGGAACATACCGACCAATTCATTGAGTTTGAGAAAGTATACGAACCAATAAAGACATACAACGATTATCAACGTGACTGGATATGTAAAAGAATGAATAGTTCAATAAAAGAGTATATTGATTTTATAGAAACAGTACAGGATACTAGGTATCCTGTAAAAGTTAAATTTGGTCTTGAAGTTTGTTATATTCCTGAAACTGCTGATCTACTTGCAAGCATTCTTGACGAATATGAGTTTGATTTTCTTACAGGCTCTGTACATTGGATTAATGGTTGGGGATTTGACCATCCAGGCCAGAAAGACCTTTGGAAAAGGATGAACGTAAACGAGGTTTATAAAAGGTATTATAGCATAATGCTCCAATTGTGTGAAAGTGGTCTATTCACTGGTCTTGCTCATCCTGATTCAATCAAATGCTTTGGTTACACACCTGATATTGACTTGACAGATTATTATAATGAATTAGCTATTCTTTTATGTAAGCATGACATGTATACTGAAAATAGTGGTGGTCTACGGTTAAATTATTGCTCGGATTTGGAATTAGGTTTGAATGCAAAATTACTCTCTGTTTTTCAAAAACATAATGTAAAGATTGCAACCGCCTCTGACGCACATAAACAAAGCGATGTCGGCGCAAATATCCTTGAACTTGAAAATATGCTCAAAGATTAG
- a CDS encoding bacitracin export permease protein BceB: protein MLTKLSFKNAKRTFSDYAIYLLTVSVLIALVFMLNRLTFSPEIKNMAETSSGMQLMFTFASVVMLIIVYALIKYMTRFILNRRSKEFGLYQLMGIEPKRIKQIYWIEQCYLGAISMGIGIPVGLLIGEVLRSILFHIIGCIEYHFTIEGMGKTILLTILEIVVIYLLVKVTSRKLFKSRSILNWLQANRKNEKIRKNTKGRYLLTLFWGTLMIVSIVMLEKCLMSGSSISIVLCIGTLLLATFGFATCVIRIWGLLLLKDDKQFTMRVLPVRFVAKGIATKSKQMGILAILFVGSVGLLAVGLLFGNYVREVSKEYRGVDFYYTPDVTDGITDKFIEGMDEILKKTGVKDKYVCKGYIFSETDLYKRYESDGKTNTFISLTSYNRIRRMLGKDKISLKKDEFMIQAHSQLQIARKAFPLIQYQILGQKMQLKAVYIEPLNTQCFGNGSAYYAVVPDEYLKGLTPAYYSYAYLLKDKVVYKKLEMELLDYVMANSKKTKNTLHNIDNDPEKVSKNNYCLSDNFRFTQEHVQINAAGFAAVAISLLFMGTVFTLVLSTILAVLLTSEIGENRQRFLTLHRLGVAQKAQKKILYQQITSVFLFPVILGVPLAAAVCSIVGKILSKSMSVTFIAVNYILTIVVFLIVYIIYMAVTYKTICHGVINER, encoded by the coding sequence ATGCTAACTAAACTGTCTTTCAAAAATGCAAAGAGGACATTCAGTGATTATGCCATTTATCTTCTGACTGTTTCGGTGTTAATCGCTTTGGTGTTTATGCTAAATCGTCTAACCTTCTCCCCTGAAATAAAAAATATGGCGGAGACTTCCTCCGGAATGCAGCTAATGTTTACTTTTGCTTCTGTTGTGATGCTGATTATAGTATATGCACTGATTAAATACATGACCAGATTTATATTAAATCGACGTTCCAAGGAATTTGGGCTGTATCAGCTCATGGGAATTGAACCAAAGCGAATCAAACAGATCTATTGGATTGAACAATGCTATCTTGGAGCAATATCAATGGGAATTGGAATTCCAGTGGGACTTTTGATCGGTGAAGTATTGAGAAGTATTCTATTTCATATAATTGGATGTATCGAGTATCACTTTACTATAGAAGGTATGGGTAAAACCATTCTCTTAACAATCTTAGAAATAGTTGTTATTTATTTATTGGTGAAAGTGACGAGTAGAAAGCTTTTTAAGTCTCGAAGTATACTTAACTGGTTGCAAGCAAATAGAAAAAACGAAAAAATTAGAAAGAATACAAAAGGCAGATATCTACTTACTCTTTTCTGGGGGACCTTAATGATTGTTTCAATTGTTATGCTGGAAAAATGTTTAATGAGTGGATCGAGTATCTCTATAGTTTTATGTATAGGGACATTGCTATTGGCGACATTTGGTTTTGCAACTTGCGTGATCCGTATCTGGGGACTTCTTTTACTTAAGGATGATAAGCAGTTTACCATGCGGGTTCTTCCGGTAAGATTTGTTGCTAAAGGAATTGCAACTAAGTCAAAGCAGATGGGGATTTTAGCTATATTATTTGTTGGCTCAGTAGGACTGCTTGCAGTTGGATTATTATTTGGAAACTATGTGAGAGAGGTAAGTAAGGAATATAGAGGAGTAGATTTTTACTACACACCAGATGTAACAGATGGCATTACTGACAAATTCATAGAAGGAATGGATGAAATTCTTAAGAAGACTGGAGTAAAAGATAAATATGTCTGCAAAGGGTATATATTCTCAGAGACGGATTTATATAAACGTTATGAAAGTGATGGAAAAACGAATACATTCATAAGTCTTACAAGTTATAATCGAATACGACGTATGCTTGGAAAAGATAAAATTAGTCTTAAAAAGGACGAATTCATGATACAGGCGCATTCTCAGCTACAAATTGCAAGAAAGGCTTTTCCATTAATACAATATCAGATCTTGGGACAGAAGATGCAGTTGAAAGCAGTATATATAGAACCATTAAATACGCAGTGCTTTGGAAATGGTTCCGCTTATTATGCTGTCGTTCCGGATGAATACTTAAAAGGTTTGACACCAGCGTATTATTCTTATGCGTATCTTTTAAAAGACAAAGTAGTTTATAAGAAACTGGAGATGGAGTTACTTGATTATGTGATGGCTAACTCTAAAAAAACAAAAAATACGTTACATAATATAGATAACGATCCGGAAAAAGTATCAAAAAATAATTATTGTTTGTCCGATAATTTTCGCTTTACACAGGAGCATGTGCAGATTAATGCAGCAGGATTTGCAGCAGTAGCAATTTCATTACTCTTTATGGGAACCGTATTTACACTTGTGCTGTCAACTATTTTAGCAGTTCTTCTTACTTCAGAGATTGGAGAGAATCGCCAGAGATTCTTGACTTTACATCGACTTGGTGTTGCGCAAAAGGCTCAAAAGAAAATACTGTATCAGCAGATTACGTCAGTATTTTTATTCCCAGTCATCCTAGGGGTGCCATTGGCAGCAGCAGTATGTTCGATTGTCGGAAAGATACTTAGTAAGTCTATGTCAGTTACATTCATAGCTGTAAATTATATATTAACAATTGTTGTATTTCTAATTGTCTATATCATATATATGGCTGTGACTTATAAAACTATTTGTCATGGGGTAATAAATGAAAGATAG